The sequence below is a genomic window from Lodderomyces elongisporus chromosome 2, complete sequence.
ATAATAACGGTGAGAATAGAAACGATATTAACGACGATAACTtttttaacaacaacaacaacaacaacaacaacaacaacaacaacaacaacaacaacaacaataacaataacaataacaataacaatggCAGCACCAAGTTTAGGCAACTATGTACAATAATCAAAAACTTTTATTACGATTCTACCAACCAAAGTGTCGCCAAATGCGCAATTGCATACTTTATAGCATCACTCGGAGTGTTTTACACCCCATTTGACGATCTATTAGGGTCAACTGATTCCAAACACGTTATAGCCACAGTTGCAGTTTACTTCCACCCTACGCGTACAAAAGGCTCAATGAATCAAACAATGATATTTGTTGTCATCTCGCTCTTGTACAGTTTTATTGTGTCATTTGGATGCCGATACATCTCCTCAATTTTCTATACACACGGCAAAGACGATATAAGCCATATCATTGATTTGATAGTGAGCTCAGTTGCGTTGGGTATTATCTCGTTTATGAAgcaaaaagtaaataagCAAACTTTTAATACGGCATGTTCTGTTGCATGTATTACTATTGTTGCATGCATAATTAAGGAAGGTAGCAAGAACGCCGGTGAAGTACCAATTGATAGATTTGAAGGAACTtttaatgttgttgtttgtggCTCGAtgatttcatttctttgcTGCTACTTGATCTGGCCAGTAAGTGCAACAAAACTATTACAGGAGACGTTGAGCCATTCGTATCTGAACTACTCATTGGTGTTATTAACATTAACGAGAAGGTTTGTTGCAGGCGAGCAAttaacaaagaaagatatGGCATTGGTCGATAGCTTGAGGAAAAATGTTACCCAGTTACAACAATATTTGGAGGAAGCCAAGTTCGAGCTCCGATTATGGGGCCAAGAGGAAGAATGGAACTATTATCAAGGTTTAGTTGCTACTACAATATCGTTAGCAAGGCATTTGCAGGCATTGAGCTCAGCTACGACTATGCAATGGAATTTACTAAATGAAAGCGATGCCGATAATGCAAGTTCAACAAGCACGATGCGCAGTTATACTACTGACGATTTTGGTAATTCCTTGACATCTTTAAACCGTTTGGTTTCAAATTGtccaacaccagcaacacatcatcatcaatatcacAATCGTAAAGGGATCGATGAAGAAGTGGATCAAGATCAAGATCAGGATCAAAGGGAGGGAGCGGCACCTTCATTACAGTTGTTTGATTTATTCATCTACCATCTTGCTCCATCAATCAGATCACTTGTGTACACAATCAGAGATGTGATGGTTAATGCACCATTCAACCAGTCAGATACGAAATCTTTGGACCCAGAAACATTGAGAACTGCATTGGTGAAAGCTCTTGAGATGTATGAAACCAGACAGGATACTGCATTCGAACATATTTACAGCGAGAAACTATTTGAGCACAATACGAGTCATCACTACCAGACTGATCAAGAAGAAGTGGCTGCTTGCTGCGGTAACTTTGCAACTCTTCTAAGTCAGTTAGCAACAGAATTACTCAAATCCGTAgattgttttgaaaagtaTGAAAAATCATCcggaaaaagaacaaggtCTTGGCCATGGTTGCGCTGGAAGCAatacaaattgaaaaaagactACATACAAGATACTAGTCTTCACGCAGCGCTCGATGATTTACGAGAACAATACGGCTTACCATTAACGCAACCGCAGTTTCACTCTGCATGGGAAAAATTTAGCTACAAAATCTGGAGTGCAGCCAAGAATTTCAGAAGGACTGATATTCAGTTTGGTATTAGAGTTGGGCTTGGGGCTGCAGGAATATCGATGTTTGCATTCATACCAGAAACTCgacaattttttgaaaattggaGGTTGGAATGGGCACTAACAGTCTATTGCATCATGATGAACAAATCCCTTGGTGGCACAACAATGACTGTGAAATGGAGAATATTGGGAACTTTTCTTGGTGCGTTTGCCGCATTTATTATTTGGCACTTGTTTGATGCCAACGCCTATATACTTGCACCTGCAGGTTTTCTTATTGCCCTTCCTTCATTTTAcatcattttattttggaaGCTGAATAATGCTTTTGGGAGATTTATCTTATTGACTTACAATTTGACAATGTTGTATTCATATAGTATGTTGCAAAAGGATTCAGAGGACGATAAGGAAGGAGGTGAGGAGCCCATTGTTGGTGAGATTGCATTTCATAGATTTGCCGCTGTTTCAATTGGTATTATTTGGGCATTGACCATGGCTACTTGTTTTTTACCCAATAGTGCTCGCGCACGATTGAAGAATGGGTTATCGGTGCTTTGGTTGAGGTTGGGCGTGATTTGGAATAGTGATCCATTGGAATATGATCCAAGCTCGATGACTTTAGTTGGTTTCAAAGCTGAGGAAGGGACAAATGATATATTATCTGAATGTGAGACATTACTAAAACAGGCTCCAGTAGAGTTTAGGTTGAAAGGTACTTTTCCTAGAAAGACGTATTCGAAATTAATTAAAGATTCATCGGCGATCATTGAtgcttttcaaaatcttgATCTCTTGATCAAAGTCGACCCAACATTAACCACCAACGAAGAATATGTTTTAAAGTACATTGAGGTTGAGAGGAATGAAGTTGAGCAAAGAATCTTTTTGGTGTTTTATATGATTGCCAGTGCAATGAAACTTGGATTTTCTTTGCCCAAAAAGTTTGCCTCAATTGATCATGCAAAGGATCGCATGTTGTTCAAGTTGAGCGAGATTcgacaacagcaacaggaTAATGGGCGCGGATTCCATTTGAAGAATACGGactttattttactttactcATATATTTTGGTGGCCTCGAATGTCTCTGCATTATTGGATGATATTTTGGTCGAGATTAAGGGTTTACTTGGTGAAATTTCAGAAGATAAATTTAGGCTAGTTTGAGAATTGttgtaaagaaagaataattGTATGTAGACAATCCATTTCTAACATCAATCTGTAATGCTGAAAAATAGGGAGAAAtagggaagaagaaaagagagacgTAATGTGATACTGAAGCTGGGAAAGggttgaagaagaacaagattAAAGTGACAAAATGTAGTGGACAGTGaattgttgttcttcttaTACTGTTTTTTGCGGTTGTAAACTTGAGAGATTCGATCACGTGCAAAGATATGTCGTAAATTCCAACAATActctatttttatatatgtatatatataaatatatataaatatacgACACTAGAAAAttcagacataacatcaacaacgGGCAAGAGATATAATGATCATTTCTAAAAAAACGCCaaataaagagaagaaaaaaaaaaaattaaaaggaaataaaCCCCACGTATAACTAATTACTAATCCAGTGGCCAAAATTTTACTACGAGTCACACATTTATATATTCATCTTAAGCAGAACGCTTTTTCTATACAGTTGATTAATTATTAATAATGTCATTTGATCCACAAGGTGAAGTAGCATCAAGACTTCGAATCGGTCTTTCACAAGAAATACAGAATGTGTATGGGAAGGGGCAAGACGATGCCAACGATATCTCAGACTACCTCATCTATTGTATAAGTCAAGGAAAAAACAACGATGAGATTGTGAATGAAGTCAATGAAATAGCAGATACTGCGATCAATATTGAATTTTTGGGCAAGGTGTATAATGAGATTAATAATATCAGTGAAAGTTTGAAAACAGACCAACAAGAGCAATCACAGGAGCAGCAGGCAGTTCATCAAGAACAGATACAACAACCAGCCCAACAGCCAGCTCAACAGCCAGCTCAACAACCAGCTCAACAACCAGCTCAACAACCAGCTCAACAACCAGCTCAGCAGCCAGTACATTCAATTCAACCAGTCCATGATCAACAACCACAAGAAACACAACAATCACTATTTTCAAGCAAAGATTATATTCTGAATACATCGAAACTAAGCGATGTCACAGATACTGAGGTTACAACAACATTCACCAAGCCACCATCAGGACCGAAGCGATTAACTGAGCAAGAAAAGCTTGCacaaaggagaaagagattTGGTGTTGAGTCTTCATCTATAAACAAGGGTAAACCAACTGGACAAGCATCTTCGTCCTTATCTACGCGATCTTTGGGCTCTGCTTCTATCCCACGTGGTCCAGCCGGAGGAGTTGGTAAAGGTAAACACAATGATCGAACAAATGGTGTCAAGAGAGCTCCACAAGCATTGGAGCGTTTACAAAACTTTGTACAAAATGGatcaaatggaaatggCATTGACAGTAATAACAATACTAACGGTATCAGCACTTCAAGGTTTGTGCTGCAGCCTCCGAAAGGTAGATGTCCCGATCATCCATACTGCAAGAATAAAGAGTGTACAAAAGCGCATCCTACCAGAAACTGTTTTGCATACCCAAACTGTTCGAACCCTCCTGGAACATGTAACTACTTGCACCCAGAGGAAGATAAAGAGTTGATTGAGAAATTGGCAATTTCAAAGAAGGAATACGAACAACGACAACTTAATTACCTATTGGTGAAACAGGGGTCGTGCAAGTTTGGATCAAGTTGCGCCAAAGAGAATTGTCCATATGCTCATCCGACCCCTGCTAATCCCAATGCCAAGATCAAGACATTGGATTGGTGTTCGGCAGGTAAGGATTGTGTTGATGAAAGCTGTGAGAAGTCGCATCCACGTGTACCGAACGCGTCAACCAAGGTGTTGCTTCCACCTGAAGTAATTGC
It includes:
- the NAB2 gene encoding mRNA-binding protein nab2; this encodes MSFDPQGEVASRLRIGLSQEIQNVYGKGQDDANDISDYLIYCISQGKNNDEIVNEVNEIADTAINIEFLGKVYNEINNISESLKTDQQEQSQEQQAVHQEQIQQPAQQPAQQPAQQPAQQPAQQPAQQPAQQPVHSIQPVHDQQPQETQQSLFSSKDYISNTSKLSDVTDTEVTTTFTKPPSGPKRLTEQEKLAQRRKRFGVESSSINKGKPTGQASSSLSTRSLGSASIPRGPAGGVGKGKHNDRTNGVKRAPQALERLQNFVQNGSNGNGIDSNNNTNGISTSRFVSQPPKGRCPDHPYCKNKECTKAHPTRNCFAYPNCSNPPGTCNYLHPEEDKELIEKLAISKKEYEQRQLNYLLVKQGSCKFGSSCAKENCPYAHPTPANPNAKIKTLDWCSAGKDCVDESCEKSHPRVPNASTKVLLPPEVIALEQCKFGMSCTNARCPRRHATSSVPCRSGANCTNVSCTFAHPINEPCRFGAQCNAPFCLFQHPPERQTPSSNTWSNTATNGNSVTNRQFAVADDQVMEQVVQQ